A stretch of Acidobacteriota bacterium DNA encodes these proteins:
- a CDS encoding FAD-dependent oxidoreductase, whose protein sequence is MTRLLDPGRVLIVGGGPTGLGAAWRLDHHGFRDYVLLEAEHHPGGLAASEVDARGFVWDAGGHVHFSHYDLYDQALDEALGDAWYWHERDAWVWLNERWVPYPFQHHVHHLDLRDQARVLQGLDRARLDTGETPRTFAAWIDRTFGEGLAALFLRPYNEKIWRHPLERMSVGWLGERVAAPDPDDLRARIAARLDRREWGPNHRFRYPARGGTGAIWTGLAGRLDPTRLRFGVPAGHVDVEARTTTTTTDECLPWDTLISTIPLDRFVARAAGVAPAARAAARHLVANSVCAVGIGLRGGRPDGLSRKTWIYYPEPSSPYYRVTVLSNYSPHNVPEGDGYWSLLTETSLPHGSTPDVDGLIDWTLRALSRDALVSDPAEVVSVWHRHLPYGYPVPSLGRDEALATLQAELEACRVFSRGRFGAWKYEVSNQDHCFMQGVELVDRLLLGAPEPTLNDPDAVNRGDYRRSPAGPASA, encoded by the coding sequence CGACCACCATGGGTTCCGCGACTACGTCCTGCTGGAGGCCGAACATCATCCAGGTGGCCTGGCGGCCAGCGAGGTCGACGCGCGCGGGTTCGTGTGGGACGCCGGAGGGCACGTGCACTTCAGCCACTACGACCTGTACGACCAGGCCCTCGACGAGGCGCTTGGCGACGCGTGGTACTGGCACGAACGCGACGCGTGGGTGTGGCTGAACGAGCGGTGGGTCCCGTACCCTTTCCAGCACCACGTCCACCATCTCGACCTGCGAGACCAGGCGCGGGTCCTCCAGGGCCTCGACCGGGCGCGCCTCGACACCGGCGAGACCCCACGCACCTTCGCGGCGTGGATCGACCGCACGTTCGGTGAAGGCCTGGCGGCGCTGTTCCTGCGTCCATACAACGAGAAAATCTGGCGACATCCCCTCGAGCGGATGTCGGTGGGCTGGCTTGGGGAGCGGGTGGCCGCACCCGATCCGGATGACCTGCGCGCGCGCATCGCCGCGCGGCTGGATCGACGCGAGTGGGGGCCCAACCATCGCTTCCGCTATCCCGCGCGGGGGGGCACGGGTGCCATCTGGACCGGCCTCGCCGGGCGGCTCGACCCGACGCGCCTGCGATTCGGCGTGCCCGCCGGCCACGTCGACGTCGAGGCCCGGACGACGACCACGACCACCGACGAGTGCCTGCCGTGGGACACGTTGATTTCGACGATCCCGCTCGACCGCTTTGTCGCCCGCGCGGCCGGGGTCGCGCCGGCAGCCCGCGCGGCGGCGCGGCACCTCGTGGCCAACAGCGTGTGCGCCGTTGGCATCGGCTTACGTGGTGGGCGGCCCGACGGGCTGTCGCGCAAGACCTGGATCTACTACCCCGAGCCCTCGAGCCCGTACTATCGCGTCACGGTGCTCTCGAACTACTCACCCCACAACGTTCCCGAAGGCGACGGGTACTGGTCGCTGCTGACCGAGACGAGCCTGCCCCACGGGTCGACGCCCGACGTCGACGGCCTGATCGACTGGACGCTCCGCGCTCTCTCCCGGGATGCGCTCGTTTCCGACCCGGCCGAGGTGGTGTCGGTGTGGCACCGGCACCTGCCGTATGGCTATCCCGTGCCGTCGCTCGGGCGCGACGAGGCCCTCGCGACGCTCCAGGCCGAGCTCGAGGCCTGCCGGGTCTTCTCGCGAGGCCGCTTCGGCGCCTGGAAGTACGAGGTGTCGAATCAGGACCACTGCTTCATGCAGGGGGTCGAGCTCGTCGACCGCCTGCTGCTCGGAGCGCCCGAGCCGACACTCAACGACCCGGACGCCGTCAACCGGGGCGACTACCGCCGCAGCCCGGCCGGTCCCGCGTCCGCTTGA
- a CDS encoding glycosyltransferase family 2 protein, whose translation MGVPELSLVIPAWNEAETIAATVERWRGLFATLPLAHEILIVDDGSTDGTAGVVEHVPSASGTELRVVRQDNRGHGAAVRRGYVEARGAWIMQIDADDEVGPEPFSRMWSQRGQADLVLGCRTERRQAFVRRAISRGARLVVRLLSGVTIDDVNAPYRLVRREVLTRMLEAIPDGTATPNVAMTWLASRWGLRVVQMPVPVVRARASGSLGGWRLLRTVLGGLRDASRVYLAARRASGSTNRSTA comes from the coding sequence ATGGGCGTCCCCGAGCTGTCGCTCGTCATCCCGGCCTGGAACGAGGCCGAGACCATCGCCGCGACCGTCGAGCGGTGGCGAGGCCTGTTCGCCACGCTGCCGCTCGCCCACGAGATCCTCATCGTCGACGACGGCTCGACCGACGGCACGGCAGGCGTCGTCGAACACGTGCCGAGCGCCAGCGGAACCGAGCTGCGTGTCGTCCGGCAGGACAACCGGGGGCACGGGGCGGCCGTCCGGCGCGGCTACGTCGAAGCGCGCGGGGCGTGGATCATGCAGATCGACGCCGACGACGAGGTCGGGCCCGAGCCATTCTCACGGATGTGGTCGCAACGCGGCCAGGCCGACCTCGTCCTCGGGTGCCGGACCGAGCGCCGACAGGCGTTCGTACGACGCGCGATCTCGCGTGGCGCGCGGCTCGTCGTCCGGTTGCTCTCCGGCGTCACGATCGACGACGTCAACGCGCCGTACCGGCTGGTGCGCCGCGAGGTCCTGACGCGGATGCTCGAGGCGATCCCGGACGGCACGGCGACACCGAACGTGGCCATGACCTGGCTCGCGTCGCGATGGGGGCTCCGAGTCGTTCAGATGCCCGTGCCGGTCGTCCGCGCCCGCGCCTCCGGATCGCTCGGGGGCTGGCGACTGCTGCGTACGGTGCTCGGCGGTCTGCGCGACGCATCGCGCGTCTACCTGGCCGCGCGCCGGGCGTCCGGGTCGACGAACCG